A stretch of Actinomycetota bacterium DNA encodes these proteins:
- a CDS encoding HAD family hydrolase, protein MQQRQERAPTLRAVVFDIGETLIDESTEYGAWADWLGVPRHTFSAMFGAVIALGDDYRDTFQHFRPGFDLAVERLRREDAGVPEHFDDSDFYPDVRPCLTALKELGFLVGVAGNQTARAEQLLRQLNLPVDFIGTSAGWGVEKPSPAFFEKVISECGFPPGEIAYVGDRLDNDVLPALSAGMIAVFLRRGPWGYIHAMHPDSAKAHLRVKSLDELPQHLQALTTPQR, encoded by the coding sequence TTGCAACAGCGGCAGGAACGCGCACCGACCTTGCGTGCGGTCGTCTTTGACATCGGTGAGACGCTCATCGACGAGTCGACAGAGTATGGGGCATGGGCAGACTGGCTCGGGGTGCCTCGGCATACCTTCTCGGCCATGTTCGGCGCGGTCATCGCCCTCGGCGACGACTACCGTGACACCTTCCAGCACTTCCGACCCGGGTTCGACCTGGCGGTCGAGCGGCTCCGCCGCGAGGACGCCGGCGTCCCCGAGCACTTCGACGATTCTGACTTTTACCCGGACGTACGACCCTGCCTGACGGCGCTCAAAGAGCTAGGCTTCCTGGTCGGCGTCGCCGGCAACCAGACCGCTCGCGCTGAGCAGCTGTTGCGGCAGCTCAACCTCCCTGTGGACTTCATCGGCACGTCGGCCGGGTGGGGCGTCGAGAAGCCGTCGCCGGCGTTCTTCGAGAAGGTCATCAGCGAGTGTGGCTTTCCACCAGGCGAGATCGCTTATGTCGGAGATCGTCTCGACAACGATGTACTCCCCGCACTCAGTGCCGGCATGATTGCGGTGTTCCTACGTCGCGGGCCGTGGGGGTACATCCACGCCATGCATCCCGACTCGGCGAAGGCGCATCTGCGGGTCAAGTCACTCGACGAGCTACCTCAGCATCTCCAAGCCCTCACCACGCCTCAGCGATGA
- a CDS encoding tetratricopeptide repeat protein → MSDSLGEFFRSFDAALAKWEREQSAPSLVEVVREARHKQPSGYAIVQATVDWELAGFDKLPQQRPISEEDLRALFPSYLKELEPSRPATNQAFQQGLGWALTPLGRHGSPVERCVDALIDDCPKRGFDGVHACYWLVEEAERRGRRVPEVAWELFLGRVRPCEAVAVGVAAVRQGKLVAAERAYRVAMDAEDPQAGPVAACRLGLLRLYQGDAVGAEAAFRLAVASGHTEAGPEAATWLGGVLARRGDPEAGRAVLRQAVASGHYLYAPEAAMAIGLLLADQGGLQEAMAALEQQAGAGDEDLSPRAALLLGGLLGTQGEVAGARGLLEQAIASGHFDVAPRASLTLGSLLASQEDPEQVGFFEQAAASTRREVAAQAALCLASYHAEHGDLARTQAAYQQAIDTEDPDGAPRAALLLGRLHEGNGDVDQAWAAYQQAIDAHHPSFSLKAAAALGELLAGRGDDRHAHAVWQQALEQPQLDPAAAFKLAAVCERWRDRERAAAIYQRVIQSGHRGAAPLAAVQLGLLYERRWRRGDAA, encoded by the coding sequence ATGTCGGATTCGCTGGGAGAGTTCTTCCGCAGCTTCGATGCGGCGCTCGCCAAGTGGGAGCGCGAGCAGTCGGCACCCAGCCTGGTTGAGGTCGTCCGTGAGGCCAGGCACAAGCAGCCGAGCGGCTATGCGATCGTCCAAGCCACGGTGGACTGGGAGCTGGCTGGGTTCGACAAGCTTCCCCAGCAGCGACCGATCAGCGAGGAGGACCTACGCGCCCTCTTCCCAAGCTACCTAAAGGAACTTGAGCCCAGCCGGCCAGCCACCAACCAGGCGTTCCAGCAGGGACTGGGCTGGGCATTGACCCCGCTGGGGCGTCACGGGTCACCGGTTGAGCGCTGTGTTGACGCCCTGATCGACGACTGTCCTAAGCGGGGCTTTGACGGCGTCCACGCCTGCTACTGGCTGGTCGAGGAGGCCGAGCGGCGGGGTCGGCGGGTGCCCGAGGTGGCCTGGGAGCTGTTCTTGGGCCGGGTCCGCCCCTGCGAAGCCGTCGCCGTCGGCGTTGCCGCGGTCCGGCAGGGCAAGCTTGTGGCCGCCGAGCGGGCCTACCGCGTGGCGATGGACGCCGAAGATCCCCAGGCGGGGCCGGTTGCTGCCTGCAGGCTGGGACTGCTGCGGCTGTACCAAGGCGATGCGGTCGGCGCAGAAGCGGCGTTCCGGTTGGCGGTCGCCTCGGGCCACACCGAGGCCGGGCCGGAGGCGGCGACCTGGCTTGGAGGGGTGTTGGCCCGCCGCGGCGATCCGGAGGCGGGCCGGGCGGTCCTGCGGCAGGCCGTTGCCTCCGGGCATTATCTGTATGCGCCCGAGGCGGCCATGGCGATCGGGCTGCTGCTGGCCGACCAGGGTGGGCTCCAGGAGGCCATGGCCGCGCTGGAGCAGCAAGCTGGGGCCGGTGACGAGGACCTGTCGCCGAGGGCGGCGCTGCTGCTCGGCGGGCTGCTCGGGACCCAGGGTGAGGTGGCCGGCGCCCGCGGGTTGCTTGAGCAGGCGATCGCCTCCGGGCACTTTGATGTGGCCCCGCGAGCGAGCCTGACCCTGGGGTCACTGCTGGCCAGTCAGGAGGACCCCGAGCAGGTCGGGTTCTTTGAGCAAGCGGCCGCCTCCACCCGCCGGGAGGTCGCCGCCCAGGCGGCCTTGTGCCTGGCCTCCTACCATGCCGAGCACGGCGACCTTGCCCGGACCCAGGCCGCCTACCAGCAAGCGATCGATACTGAGGATCCGGACGGGGCGCCACGGGCAGCCTTGCTGCTTGGCCGCCTTCATGAGGGCAACGGTGATGTCGATCAGGCCTGGGCTGCCTACCAGCAGGCGATCGATGCCCACCATCCGAGCTTCTCCCTCAAGGCCGCCGCCGCCCTTGGGGAGCTGCTGGCCGGCCGCGGCGATGACCGCCACGCCCATGCCGTCTGGCAGCAGGCCCTGGAGCAGCCACAACTGGATCCTGCCGCAGCGTTC